The Lolium rigidum isolate FL_2022 chromosome 2, APGP_CSIRO_Lrig_0.1, whole genome shotgun sequence genomic interval TAATTATCAAGAGAACACCTATCTCACTGCTTTTGGTTTCGAATTAAATTCATCATCATTTGTGCAATAAAAGAGTCGAATTCATCAAAGCAAAGTACAATAGTAAACTGGTCAGGTTTTGTTTCCTTTTGAGAATTCCTGGCAACTTCAAAATCACTCAACAATTGTTACTTGGCACACCAAAGCTGGGCATATAAAACCTGGAACACGCAGAAAAGAAGTAGGTTGGTGATCACCAGTGCTGCTAATAGGCAGCTAGATTACGAGCTGTACAGTGttcggagttttttttttttggcgtaATGATCACGCTCAAAGTTGTTGAATGAAGCTTGCCATTCTGGATTTCACCATTCTGGAGGCCCAGTAGCGTGTCCAAGCACGCAGCCCAGGAGCACTGCCTTGAACGCTCTCCGCTCCGGGTTCAGCTCTCGTTTTTAGTCCCACACCGCTAGCGCAGACAGAGAGCGCTCGCCAGGAGCTCTATAAGAAGACGGCCAGGCTGCAGCGAGAGAGGCACGCAGCTGCGTGGTGAGCACAGAGCGAACTATTCTTTCGCCTTTTACTAAAGAATACCGTGTGCACGCCACACTAAGCAGCATACGCTTATTTTTGAAGGGTTCCTTCCTCTAGAGGAGGGGTCCCACAATTCAGTTAAAATAATTATGGGCAAAGAGGAAGAAATAATATCACTGAGATCGAGCGGTGTAGGCTCCTACAAGAAGGGAAAGAAAGGCCAGGTTGAGAAATACGACGTCACATCAGCTAATCTGTGTGAAGGACAGAAGTTTCAGTTTAGTTAGCTGCCGGCATGTTTCTTTTGTCCATGAAAACTCTGAATGAAAACTACTTCCCCCAAATCTTCATGCGACACGATATGCGGGTCGCTTTTCTCAACAATAATTCAGCAGTGCGAGAAGTAGCGGCTTGTCTCTGTCAGGAATCAGATCAAGAAGTTGATTGGCAGTACACGGTGGCAGACCTGTCAGTAACGTAGGTACCAATCGATCGATGGTACTGATCATGATTTCTACGTCATTCTAACATCCACATGATTCTAGGCTAACAGTTCATGGAGTACCCGTTTGCTTCTAAAATCTTCACCGGAGAGGAATGAACTCAGATCTTTTATTGGTGGAGGCAATGTCTTGGTTCCTACGTGCACACGGTGCATCACGACACATACGAAATCCCTACTCATCAACTCGATCAGCGCATCGCATCAGGGGCGACGAAGTCGGAAGTAATCGAGCGCCGGGCGCCCGTCGAGGCCTTTGCCGTCGTAGTGTGAGAGGAACTCCGGCACGGTGACGCTCCGGTACAgcgccggcgccgacgacgaGGACACCAGCTCCTCGATGGGACAGTACGccctcgccgccgtcctcgcgCTCAGGTCGGCGTTGCAGAACGCCGCCACGGACACCCTGGCCCTGCCGTCCCTGCTGTCGTTGGCCACCACCCGGTGCTGCACGCTCCTCAGCCTCCCGTTGCTCACCAGCTGCAGCAGGTCGCCCACGTTCATCACCAGCGCGCCCGGCACCGGAGGCACGTCCGCCCACGCCCGCCGCcgctcatcatcctcctcctcctcgccgccgacgaGCACCTGGAGGCCGGGCATGTCGTAGTCCTGGAGGAGCACGGTGAGGAACGCCGGGTCGGAGTGCCGGCTGGTGCCCAGGGTGCGGCGCGGCTCGGGGCACGGCGGGTAGTAGTTGCCCACCACGACTACTCCGTCCGCGCACCCCATCCCGGCCAGCCGATCCCGCGCCAGCCCGAGCGCCTCCGACAGCAGCTCCAGCACCGCCACGGCCAGCCTGCGCGCCGTGCCGGAGTACGCCGGTAGGACGCCGCGCACGGCGGGCGGGAGCTCGTCCTCCACCGGCGGGTCCGGGAGCGCCTGGCAGAAGAGGGTGTCGCGCCAGTTGGCCGCCGGCGACTGGAACAGGTCGAAGTTGGAGTTGAACCGGAGCTTCTTGGCGAGGTCGCGGGTGTAGTACGGCGCCTTGGCCTCCGGTGGCGACTCGTGGAAGCGGCGGACGGACGCGAGCGTCTCGGCGAGGAGGACGGCTGGCACGCCGTGGTTCACCACCTGGAAGAAGCCCaccgtctccgccgccgccttCACCTGGGCCACCACATCGGGCCGGCGGGCAGAGAGGTCGATCACCGGGATGGTGACCGAGGAGGAAGAAGTGGGGAGGGAATCGGGAGGGTGGTGGAAGATGGGCGGGACGGTGGTGACGCCGGCGTCGACGAGGCCCTTCACGCCAGCCTTGGTGTCGTCGAACGCCTGCAGAGCTTGGCGGCGGTCTGTAGTGTTGGTGGCGGCCATGCTGACGGCCGGCAGCCGGGCTCTGTGATGGAGAGTGATGTGAGAGTTCCTAGGTTGATTACTTGCTTTGATTGACTTCGTGTATATAGGGGTGGAATCGAGCCGAGCCGGCTCGTGGCTCGGCTCGGTCAGGCTCGTGAAATTTCGAGCCAAGCCTGGCTCGGCTTGCCACTAAAATTTTCCCAGAACTCAGGCTCGAGGCTTGGCTTGTcaggctcgaggctcggctcgtgAGCCGACTGCCATAGCCCAGCCCAATTAAGCGAATACAGGTACCAGAGGCAGAGTCCATCGTGATTCCCCTCCCCTCCTGTCCCCAACTCCCCATTCCTCTGCAATCCCTCAagcgccgtcgccggccgccgccacggtGAGCTCCTTCCATGGCGTTTCCTACAGGTAACACTCGCGTCGGCGTCGTCTTGCGCCTCCACTCCGTCTCCGGCCGCGGACCTCCATTCCTGCCCCACGGatctagcggcggcggcggccgccgccctcCGTCGTCGTTCGTCCGGACCAGCGGGCTACTCCTCTTTGGTTCTTCCCTCGCTGATTCTCTTTGGTTGTTCCCCGGATGCTCCACCTAGGCTCCTACACCGGGTGCTCTTCCTTCACCGACAGGCTGCTCTTGTGTGGATTTTTTCTGCAGTGGAGGACTAATCACCTCCCAGGGATGGCGTGATCTTGACCAAGTTGCTGGAATTGTTAGTACTGAATTCCGAGCAGTTAAAATCCTTTTGATGAAATCATGTGTGGTAGCCGGTAGTAGTGGAATTTGGCTACAGTTTTGAAGCCTCCTTTTGTTATGAAATAATTTGAAGTAGCATTGCATTCAGTTCATGGTAAAGACCAATGGGCATATTGTCTACTCTTCTTGTCGTGAATGTGACTTCCCAGCCACTACCTGGCTTGCTATTGATTGACAAAAGAGCTACTATACTAAACGCTATAGCTTACAAATTTTCGAGAACTACAAGGCCTGGTTGTATACTGACTGTTGGATGGATATATAAAATCGTAAGTATAGGTCTGCACTTGCCGCTTTGTAACCTTCCTGCATAGTTATGATGCGTGCCTTCTCTCAGCTGAAAGTTGTTCTATGTAGTAGCAGAACGATCGAAAAACCAAATCTGAACTGGGGTGTAGATGCTCCTggtttaataaaaaaattaaaacaaatagtaaaataattttaaaaaatctaatatttttggacaatgaATATGAACAAGTGTTCTAACTGCACACCAAAAATTTCCGAGAAAAGACATCTATAGTGGTTTGTGCAAAATAGCTAAAATACGGTGCTGTTTAGAACGTCTAGATTTGTTTCTTACATCActtcaatttgtcttttttgcacagatcACTACGTAAGTCTTTTTCTGGAGATTTTTGGTGTAAAGTTAGAACAAGTGTTCATGTTCATTTTccaaaaaattcagattttttttaattttttttgctatttgtttcgaattttttattAAATCAAGAGCATCTACACCTGGGTTCAGAAATGCCTTGTCCCAGAACGATGCTTTCTTAAAACATGAGACTGCTTATATGTTATGACTTGTGACTGAAATGATATTGCCGTCTCTACTTTTCATGTGCGCCGTTCTCCGTTAGACTAAATGCATGTATTTGTGTTGTGAACTTGTTAATATTGTATACCATTGTTATGGTTATTGGTACTCTCTGAGGCTTGTTAGATAATTTTATGAATGTATTAATGTTCAATTGTTGTTTATAATTGTCAAATGTTATATATTTAGTGAGGGTTATGGTGATTATTTTTTATTACATCGAGCCTTCGAGCCGGCTTGCGAGCTTCATCGAGCGGGCTTgtcgagcctcgagccttgaTTGGAAGGTTTAGGCTTGGCTTGTCCGACCTTCGAGCCGAGTTGAGCCCGAGCCGAGCCTTGTCGAGCTCGAACCGAACCTCGAGCCTTGAGCTTTATGTCCACCCCTGCGTGTATACACGCATGCAGCACGCTAGGGTGGCCCTTTCCTAGCACGCGGAGCACGTACAACTACTCCTTCCGTTCCACACACGAAAATTGTCTAAACCTTTGTCTGCATTCGAATATCTAAATACATTTAAGTTTAGGCACGCCTAGAGTTCAGCTGATCTGCATGTATATATGTTTGTGTTTCGGCCATGAGCTATGTCCAGCCCACGAATAAGTATCCAATTATAGCGGTGACAGCCCACAGGTGAACATGTTTCATTTTCTTGTAGGTTCGCGTTGTTACTGTAGATTAGAAAAATAGATAACAGACAGCGACACCGTGTAAGTACTATTTTTTCAGTTACATGCCATGTGTGGCAACAGTTGCATACCTTGTGTAATTATCATTCGGTTGCACACTACTTAGTTGCATACACTATTTTTTCAGTTACATGCCATGTGTTGCAACAGTTGCATATGTAAACGAGTGTTATTTTGCACCCGAAGTGTTATCTCGACTTAGTTGGGTAGTGCGAAGTGAAAAGATCTCACACGAAAATAGATAAAATTTCAGTTACAACCCAAAATACTTAGTTATAATACTAATGTAACTGAAAAAATCTTAGTTACAACTCATGTACAACTCAAAAATATCTCAATTGCAACACATGTGTAACTGGTGAAATCTCAATTGCAATATGTGCAACTAGAAAATTCTGAGCTGTAACCTATGTGTAACTAAAAAAATCTTAGATAATATCAGTATGCAACTGAgaccactgttcaaaaactaggacgattcaacgattactaggccgattaatcgctactaggggcctgaccgtgtcgattaccattaatctcttgtgttaatcctttaatGCGATTAATTAGTCCGAAAGTacgattactaggtatgttcccgattaactactacatttggtcaaaaaagttacaatattttcaatacatatcgctaatacaggcgctaaccctccccaataaagtaggttttgcgaagctcccgcttgattgcagcctccagtAGCTTCATTTCCACTGTTGCCAAATAGTTCCTTGCCCTCCTAGACCAGTTACTCGTAGTTACCCAGACCTCAGATACAGGAGCTCGACCACCTTGAGGAGCTCGTTCAGGAGcgccttcaataggttaggtggttgaggtgtaagaggggtcataccctaggtaggtggtgggagaatataaacttcagaggtgagagaAGAAGATGTGGAAGGAAGGAACATGACTtcggctagtggatcctgattcaCTCGTGACCTTGAATATTAGGTCATGGAGCAGAAGCGTACATGGTTTTCTAGGATTTTAGGCTTTAGAGAAGTAGGgagagacatatagaggctcatatactattatttttcttatgtaAACTGTTTTAAGTGTTAATTTGTGTAGGTTGTACCGATTAATAgttgaccgattaaatcagttaatcgtccgaattccgattaatcgctactcccaagccgaccgagcagttaacgattaccgattttcttAACATTGACTGAGACAATCCAAGTTATAACACGCACGCAATTGGAAAAATCcaagttgcaacccacatgtaactAGAAAAAATTGcagttgcaatccgtgcgtaactAGAAAAATCCCAGTAACAACTTGCGCGTAATTGGAAAAAAAAATCTAGTTGCAATCCACGTGTAACTAGAAAATAAATCCTAGTTGTAACCCGCGCGCAACTGGCATAATCCAAATTATAACCCACACGCAACTAGAATAGTTCCAGTTGCAATCCACGCACAACTGGAAAATTTTCAGTTGCGACCAGCGCCCAACTAGAAAAGAAAATCGATGCTGCAACCTGCGCACAATTGGAATAATCAGTTCCAACCAGCGCACAGCTGGACAAATCTGAATTGCAACTGGAAAATTTCAGTTGCAAAAAAAATCTTATTTACAATCTTTGTGAAACCGGCAAATTCTAAACTTCAACCCATCTATCTCTAGATCAGCATGAGTCACAACGTAATCCAACGGTAAGGGACATATATAAtacctaaataggagcaacccactatgtgatttctctcaacatgcaaacaTGCCACCTCATCAAGCTGCCACCTCACCACTCTTAAGTTTAAGCCTGAATTTTTGGATGAACACCTTTCACTGAGCGTCAGAATAGTTATTAAGTTCTCAGTTTAAACACCTTCCACTCAGCATTAAAATAGCCATCAAGTCCTTATCTTTTCGTCTCCACAAGACGTCTCTTCTCCCTAAGGTACAAATAAGCTCATCCGAGTCTGCAAGCAGCAAGATAGACAAGCGGGCGACTAGCTATGTTCTTTTCTCGTAGCTCAACTCCACGTACGGGAACATGCCCAGATGTGGGTCCTCCTCATCTATGGTTCCCTGCATATTTTTCCTACTCCGCGTAGTATGCACCATTGACATCGGCGCCTCTTCCGATCGACCATGTGCTCCCACATCAACTTCGCGTATCCAGCCGATTAAGCACATGCATTCCGTgaatataagggcatctccaaccgggcgacccaaagtggacgcgctgggccgtccgttttgggccgtttgcgtggccgcccagacacgcggacagcgccccgcgtccgcgtgtccgtttgggtcgcacgcggcgcccaacgcggcgactcaaagagacgccacgtggttcgtcttcgttccgcggcgctgcgccatggcaggcctcgacgggacagccatggtgggcggtggaacgcgcgggaaagatcccgcgcgcaccaaggttcccgcgcgcgcgaaaacgtcattggcgcgcgctcgcgcccaagtttcccgccagaccgccggctataaagacggcggcggtctcacccggaccgcatcaccgttctctcccctccaccttctccggcgccatgccgcgcacccttcgaggccacatgggccaagctctccctcgccgcccgggccaggttcccgtggacggacgaggaggagcgcgcggactcgcggtgggtcgccgacgacgaggcgctccgcgtcgccgccgaggcggcggcaaagaaggccggtgacgcggagatgggggaagcggccgcggagggccggcacgagaccgcggacggccggtacgaggccgcggaggaggggcggacgccgcggaggagcccgtcgccgcggaggacctcgcgccggcgaacatcaacgccgccatcaaggagcgtctcgccgacctcacgcgcgtgacgaaggagcacgagggcatccggcgggccggccgccgccgctaggcgacctcctcggccggaagaacgagctgctcgctatgcgagcagcccgtcacctcatccagatgccgtcgcccgagcggcgcgcccgggaggatgctgcgtcggccgagcgcggccggcaagagcgcatgcgccggcggcaggacaACCACGAGGCCcgagccgccggccgcgtccgcccggaggcgcgcaccgccgtggaacgcgccgccctgcgagagcttgagctatgcgggaagcggatggttgcGCCgcagaggcggagcgcgagcgcgcccgagctgcgcggacggaaaggaggaggatgatgccctccgtccaagctgccgaggcccgcgccgccgcccgcgccgccgccgacgcgccacccagcccgtaggaagctggagtggaatcctcacgcgtacaggccgcccgcgtcgagtgaaatccacggccccgatggcgagccggcgaggccaccggccccgtacgtatttaggatagaagtagtagcaaaaaaaaattgtaatgagttctatttaatgaaaaatattatttatgcctatgacacgcgggccaggggcggacaaggggcggacgcgagcgaccagcctttcgcgtccgcggccacgcaaacccggccaagatttgggccgggtttgcgtcgttccggacgccgcgggcatccgttttagggatgggtccgcgcgctgggccgggtttttgtccggctggacccatccggacgcgcgggcgcgggatgggtcgcccggttggagatgccctaagcacaTGCATTCCGTGCCCTCAATTTTTTATCCTGGTCAAGATGGAGGGCTCTACTAGCAACACTGCCGTCTTTTCCCCATGCCCGGTACTCTCTCTCTCATGGTCCTCACTTTGTagtaagagtttggaaatacatgaTTGATAATTTGATATGTCTTTCAGTTGCGGGGACTGTTAGTAGTAGCGGCTCCAACGCAAAGGATTTACTCTCTAGCCGAGTCAGGTACAAGTCGCCAACCCCCTCCCGCACCCAACCCCCTCCCGAACCCTATActactcctcccgccgccgccgtcgggcaaaggccgcggggcgtggtggcggcggcgggcttccCCCGGACGCGGATGGGACGGCGGCTGGGTGCccacctcgacggcggcggcggtagacCTTCTGCCTCCCGTGtgatggcggggcggcggcggtcggaggaaggaggggcggcggccacGTGTTGCAGCCTCCCTTGCCTCACGCTGGTGGCACACCGGTGGTGGATGGGTGGGACGGTTTGCGCCATCTCCTCCGCTTCTCGCCGGTGCGGGGCGGCGACCTTGGGTTTCTCCCGCGGTTCGTCGACgcaaccttcttgaaggcatcgtcgacgcAGTCTGCGGTttttcactcgtgctgctccgggggaaaccctaggtccgggtctcccggatcggacgatggcggcgtgtcctgcgtcgttctacctcttggggcatcgtttttggagcagctgctggatgttggtggacttcggtggagtggtgttcatctaccacattgttggcgccgagtctcagtggcatggtgcttgtaatatcccaggtttagagacgatcaaggggtagattttagaaagggatgtgcattgcattgcaaattctggggaaatttcgcgcttttaaacaaaaactgcatcgaagggggacaagtttctctctcgacaccttacaggtttagggtttcgagagtgcgacaaacctgttccttattcaactaaactagggttttgagaagagaggggagagtttgcatcacaaacttaagttgcatgattgaattccaaattaagttgtatgattgaattcaatccaagtttgaatttgaatttcaaattcaaacatcaaatgaatatcacattattcaaacttaagataatttaataaacaattagcCTTAATCAAGAACTATAAATCacacaacaataaagtaaagctcattaaggaaaacttgagttttattaataatcacacaagatacattgtcacttacaatattcaaaattggaacaaatgaatattacaacatattacaagaattggacaaaatggaaaatgaaaagaaaggaaaagtaCAAATTAAtgttctatcctaacactacaagctagtcttcatttagccttgtacttgatgatctccatgatTCTTGGAGCATCAGGTTGATCCCTGCAAATAACAAACATAAAGcatattatgccaagtggcattgccacttggcaggttagcaaacaatGAAATGAAGTGATATGCTCAAGTTTCTGCCGAGCAGGTCCATGCCACAGATGGGACCAAGCCCAAGTGCACatcacttgcacacacacacaaccaggcagcacacaaggctgtgtgcatgtgcaacacacacacacacacaccagggtgagtcaccacaagctgcaggtggtgctgtcgaccaacaagagcaagccagcagcatataaaagcttttcccagccaaaccctagtcacTTGAACCATCCATCGGCAGAACTGAactggtaagtcaccaagaacaccaagaacaccaagaacagctagaacagatAGAACAGCCTCACTGTTCCATCTATTCCAGCACACCACTGAATTAAATCAAGTTTCATCaagtcaccaggaggagcagggcaagcaaagcaaccataagatcaacacagaggcaaacctctacaccaacaacacattctaggagctggagtgaggtatatcacacaagagcctgagcaagatcaaaccttgctcatacttaagcatgcttgcatcacagagcacagaagggtaggaaaaccctggatgtatcatcatttgattactaaaccaattggtgccagcaagaataaacaaggctagaaggaaattaaaccagggaacactggttgtgacaacacagtgtcaaaaccagagaaatccagcatggatttactccttgaAGCCATCCAAATTTACAAAGCACCTAttagcctagctaaaccatcagattgacaggcaacatgtgcctatcctgtttatcaacatcaaggctactgggaaattcactaagtgactagccggtgagcatctatccatcacgaaaagccaccaaataggggagctaccctagggcagcatatgacTACCGCCgtggtcacctcaaaccctagaacaaccaaaccaacaagccaaatacaatTATCATCACCccgattgggttcaaagaagggctagggttcccaaccaccgtgggcatccatctagcctaagcCAATCAAATGTGATGATCATTATCGTATCACagctcacatcaattatccactcaatCAATTAAAGCAACACGgataattgatattaacaagtaaatcatgaaacGAGACACATGCTAATGATCCGGAGGATCACCGCAAGCATCAtccgatgcttgagcaagcaccggcACCGATCcgtgccacacacatacacatagATAGGTAACAAGCAATGCACAGGCACGGTAAGCAAGCCAATTACTGACTgccgatgatcacatgatcatcgtaGCTTGCCATAGCATGCCGgggcatgctagagcatcactaaGCAACAGAGCATGGACCAGGTATTTAATTGGCCACAGATAATCCACAAGTGTTTCACAGATAACCAAATGGCTAACcaaatgattgtatccagaagcacatccaaggctggatgaaccactggatcaagataaataagtaaagcacttggtgctcatcactgaatcatacAGATAAACCGACGAGTAATGCTCAATCAAGCATACACATGAAATTGAGCACAAGAGACAGCATACCATTACCCTGgaacttgcaaattgcaaggaatacacatggtaatcaagccagggcagccaAATTGAATACACATGAATGTCTAGCAAGAACAGTAactagaacagaggcacagggatgAATTCGAGCCAAAAATGCAAGATTAAACAAGCATGTGGCTCTGGAACATGCAAAGAAATGTGCACAACCAAGATAGCAAGAATTAAGCATAGCTAATGGGCAGAATAGAGCAGCACCGTAGCAAGAATTCATGGCAGTAGCACAAGCAGCACAGCCACAGCACAAGTAGCACAGCAGCAACACAAACAGCACAGCAACTAGCACGGCCAGAACCTCTACGAGGACAAGCAGGCCATGgtcaagctagacgaagaagaggtgatgaagaagaagaagaagaagggaaggagaagaactcaccagggaggaggtggccgacgcggtcatggcggccaaggcggcgcgcgccggagcacggcggcaccaggcctggccaagccaagcctggcgACCACCACCGCACCTAGTGCTGCACCACGCGCAGGGGAGGCACCTGGATGAAGGGCCACGACCTCTccaacgcgcggcggcggcggacgccaacGACCTAGCGCACTGGAGCGACGATGGCAAGCGAACGGCGACGCCCGcgacagatcggcgcggaccatcTGGTTCACCGTCGAACGGTGACCCagatccgcagcacctcgtcgccggcgacggcctgGGGCGGCGGGGAtaaatcggcgacggcggaggcgactctggtcgccagagcgagagagagagagagagattagggtttcgcgtgcgaggagaggggagcgcgtctgagtccgaccgagccggttggggcggctcgggtttgactcaaccctttgggccacctgacaggtggggcccaagggtattttaggtatttcataattcatatatatgctgaaactttgaaatttaataagAAATGCTTAGAAGctcaaaaaaataaattaaaaatatgaaaatggatcagcataaaattctctatttgaataaaataccaaacagaatttttgaagacaattaagaataaatcctactttgatgatttaaataagaatttaaatcacacatattattttctaaaatgaaaataagtccattaatgcatttggactttaaaaaaacaccttgacaatatttcaaggttgtatttaccctaaatcaagtatctccaagatgttcttagtatttaacctctcacatgaaattacaacgacatcggaaggggggaacaaaccctaaaactggaatcatgcataattgcttctttaaccattgcccttatcggacaatgatgctatttttcagagacagaggacaagggtcagtccacaccatccaactgcaaaactttgcagtgttcaggcaagttcatcacttgctcattgatgcgtgcaattgacacacgtccgttgggaaccccaagaggaaggtgtaatgcagacagtagcaagttttccctcagaaagaaaccaaggtttatcgaaccaggaggagccaagaagcacgttgaaggttgatggtggcggaatgtaatgcggcgcaacaccagggattccggcgccaacgtggaacccgcacaacacaaccaaagtactttgccccaacgaaacaagtgaggttgtcaatctcaccggcttgccgtaacaaaggattaaccgtattgtgtggaagatgattgtttgcgaaaacaagtaaaacaagtattgcaagtagattgtatgcgatgtaaagaataggaccggggtccacagctcactagaggtgtctctcccataagataaaagcatgttgggtgaacaaattacagtcgggcaattgacaaatagagagggcataacaatgcacatacatgatatgataaatatagtgagatttaattgggcattacgacaaagtacatagaccgctatccaagcatgcatctatgcctaaaaagtccaccttcagagttatcatccgaaccccttccaagtattaagttgtaaaacaacgagacaattgcattaagtatggtgcgtaatgtaatcaataactacatcctctggacatagcatcaatgttttatccctagtggcaacaacgacatccacaaccttagaactttctcgtcaccgtcccggatttaatggaggcatgaacccactatcgagcataaatactccctcttggagttaagagcaaaaacttggccgagcctctactaataacggagagcatgcaagatcat includes:
- the LOC124689906 gene encoding DIBOA-glucoside dioxygenase BX6-like — encoded protein: MAATNTTDRRQALQAFDDTKAGVKGLVDAGVTTVPPIFHHPPDSLPTSSSSVTIPVIDLSARRPDVVAQVKAAAETVGFFQVVNHGVPAVLLAETLASVRRFHESPPEAKAPYYTRDLAKKLRFNSNFDLFQSPAANWRDTLFCQALPDPPVEDELPPAVRGVLPAYSGTARRLAVAVLELLSEALGLARDRLAGMGCADGVVVVGNYYPPCPEPRRTLGTSRHSDPAFLTVLLQDYDMPGLQVLVGGEEEEDDERRRAWADVPPVPGALVMNVGDLLQLVSNGRLRSVQHRVVANDSRDGRARVSVAAFCNADLSARTAARAYCPIEELVSSSSAPALYRSVTVPEFLSHYDGKGLDGRPALDYFRLRRP